A single Pseudobdellovibrionaceae bacterium DNA region contains:
- the fliR gene encoding flagellar biosynthetic protein FliR has translation MPSLYQFNETEILAFFLVLLRISAFLVTWPVFGVDSVPGPVKILLGLIIAVVLFPTVGWHAIQDTVGSEQIFWYAIREVFIGLAIGFLSRSFFYILSVAGQVISVSMGLSSIQLFNPAVGDRSSAFDQFLVGVGTLFFLAINGHHIFLGGLRDSFHLVPLSGELISTTYFGHMGAIIHEITAIGVKISGPILIAILFMNIAMAVIGRAVPQINVLITSLPVNILVGFMVMFVSLPLIIWQMHDLVDLTAERVFQMMRNF, from the coding sequence TTGCCCAGTCTGTATCAGTTTAATGAAACTGAAATTCTTGCTTTCTTCCTCGTTCTTTTGAGGATCTCGGCCTTTCTCGTTACATGGCCGGTATTCGGCGTAGACTCGGTGCCGGGTCCGGTTAAGATTTTATTGGGGTTGATCATTGCGGTTGTGCTTTTCCCGACAGTGGGTTGGCACGCGATTCAAGATACCGTCGGCTCAGAACAGATTTTTTGGTATGCTATTCGTGAGGTATTTATTGGATTGGCGATTGGCTTTCTCTCGCGCTCGTTCTTTTACATATTGAGTGTAGCAGGTCAGGTCATCAGCGTCAGCATGGGCCTTTCCAGTATTCAGTTGTTCAATCCGGCCGTAGGCGACAGGTCGAGTGCCTTCGACCAGTTCTTGGTGGGCGTGGGTACTTTATTTTTTCTGGCCATTAATGGTCATCATATTTTCCTTGGTGGATTAAGAGACAGTTTTCACTTGGTCCCGCTTTCCGGTGAGCTGATATCAACGACTTATTTCGGCCACATGGGAGCCATCATTCATGAAATTACCGCAATAGGCGTAAAAATCTCCGGACCAATTCTAATCGCCATTTTATTCATGAACATCGCCATGGCGGTGATTGGCCGCGCGGTTCCCCAGATTAATGTATTGATCACCAGTTTACCGGTGAACATCTTAGTTGGTTTTATGGTGATGTTTGTTTCTCTGCCACTGATTATCTGGCAAATGCACGATTTGGTCGATCTGACGGCAGAGCGGGTGTTTCAAATGATGAGGAATTTTTAA
- the flhB gene encoding flagellar biosynthesis protein FlhB codes for MADSDQDEKTEEATQQRREDFRKRGQVAQTKELGSVFVLLMSVLAIWMLGRFFLEQIHAVFTSSFGTYLVAATRDGDWIAAIKFAGMKGFIIVAPIFGMMWLLSFASSTLQVGFLVNEEAMKFDVERLNPVEGFKRVFSLRSLAEGIKAVFKVLIVGSIAALILRSEIVVVPQMVNYTVNQMFVYVGDVFFKLFGGVGFFMAVLAGFDYLFQRWELEKKMRMSKQEVKEELKSREGDPLIRARIRRVQREMANKRMMESVPKADVIITNPTHIAVALKYDDTTVAPKLVAKGAGIIADKIKEIAREKNIPIIENKPLARTIYKTLKLGQVIPRELYTAVAEVLSYVYKLKKKVLN; via the coding sequence ATGGCCGATAGCGATCAGGACGAAAAAACGGAAGAAGCGACTCAGCAGCGTCGCGAGGATTTCCGCAAAAGAGGGCAGGTGGCACAGACCAAAGAGCTTGGTTCTGTTTTTGTCCTTCTTATGTCCGTCCTGGCCATTTGGATGCTGGGCCGGTTCTTTTTAGAGCAAATCCACGCCGTGTTTACCAGTTCGTTTGGCACCTACCTGGTGGCGGCCACTCGCGATGGCGACTGGATTGCAGCTATTAAGTTTGCGGGTATGAAGGGCTTTATCATTGTCGCACCCATTTTTGGCATGATGTGGCTTTTGTCCTTTGCCTCATCCACCTTGCAGGTTGGCTTTTTGGTAAACGAAGAAGCCATGAAGTTCGACGTCGAAAGACTAAATCCGGTTGAGGGATTTAAGCGGGTCTTTAGTTTACGATCCTTGGCTGAAGGCATTAAGGCCGTGTTTAAGGTACTCATCGTCGGGTCAATTGCGGCTTTGATTTTGCGGTCGGAGATTGTGGTGGTTCCGCAAATGGTGAACTACACAGTCAATCAAATGTTTGTCTACGTGGGTGACGTGTTCTTTAAACTATTTGGCGGAGTCGGCTTCTTTATGGCCGTCCTTGCGGGTTTCGACTACTTATTTCAGCGCTGGGAGCTGGAAAAGAAAATGCGCATGAGCAAACAGGAAGTGAAGGAAGAACTAAAATCACGCGAAGGTGATCCTCTTATTCGCGCGCGAATTCGTCGTGTGCAAAGAGAGATGGCCAACAAGAGGATGATGGAGTCCGTGCCCAAGGCTGACGTCATCATTACCAATCCGACACATATTGCTGTGGCCCTCAAATATGACGACACCACCGTGGCACCCAAGCTAGTGGCAAAGGGCGCTGGCATCATTGCTGACAAAATTAAGGAGATCGCAAGGGAAAAGAATATTCCCATTATTGAGAACAAACCCCTTGCGCGGACGATTTACAAGACACTCAAGCTGGGACAGGTAATTCCGCGGGAACTTTATACAGCAGTAGCTGAGGTGCTCTCTTACGTTTACAAGCTGAAGAAAAAGGTGTTGAACTAA
- the flhA gene encoding flagellar biosynthesis protein FlhA: MDQIFQFIKRFERLTKNIDLLVAAGLVGILTVMMIPLPAWFMDISLTLSLTLALLVLLVAIYTDRSLDFSVFPSLLLMTTLFRLSLNVASTRLILTEGHNGPTAVGQVISAFGNFVVGNNYVIGLIVFVILVIINFVVITKGSGRIAEVAARFTLDAMPGKQMSIDADLNAGLISENEARTRRKEIEREADFYGAMDGASKFVRGDAIAGIIITLINIVGGLLVGIFQKDLSLATAAEYYTMLTIGDGLVSQIPALIISTAAGTVVTRSSTENNIGVEIANQLFLKPRAVAIVGSILGFLGLIPGLPGTPFFLLGGIMGVVAWVIHKYGEEKEEIQRRVDEEQALKPQKENVESLLPLDLVELEVGYGLINIVESGESGDLLERIVSIRKQFALDMGIVIPSVHIRDNLQLEPGEYRVLVKGNRVGGGSLRSDCYLAMDPGGVIDPINGIPTHEPAFGLEALWVSKAQKEQAEISGYTVVDLPTVMATHLTEILRTHAHELFGRQEADSLIENCKKTYPKVVDDLVPNVLPLGAVVRVLQNLLKEQVSIRDLRTILETLADEGSKSKDPEVLTEAVRKSLSRAITNKYKGDDGALPVMTLDSNIEELVANSLLQTEQGVQLVMDPHVAQNLITGISTTIEHHPEIAGQPILLTSPTIRRHLYKLISRFIPQLIVLSHSEVSTDARVSSVGLVEIAHAS, translated from the coding sequence ATGGATCAGATATTTCAGTTTATCAAACGCTTTGAGCGATTGACAAAGAACATCGACCTACTGGTGGCCGCAGGGTTGGTCGGTATATTGACCGTCATGATGATTCCATTGCCAGCTTGGTTTATGGACATCTCCCTAACTCTATCTCTCACCTTGGCCCTGTTAGTGTTATTGGTCGCCATTTACACGGATCGCTCCCTAGATTTTAGCGTCTTCCCGAGTCTTTTGTTGATGACAACCTTGTTCCGCCTTTCGCTGAACGTGGCCTCAACCCGCTTGATTCTCACTGAAGGTCACAATGGTCCGACGGCTGTAGGTCAGGTTATTTCGGCCTTCGGAAACTTTGTCGTTGGTAACAACTACGTCATTGGTCTCATTGTTTTCGTCATTCTTGTGATCATTAACTTTGTGGTCATCACCAAGGGTTCTGGCCGTATTGCTGAAGTTGCCGCCCGATTCACCTTGGACGCCATGCCCGGTAAGCAGATGTCCATCGACGCCGACCTAAATGCAGGACTGATCTCAGAGAATGAGGCTAGAACCCGACGAAAGGAGATCGAGAGAGAGGCGGATTTTTACGGAGCCATGGATGGTGCCAGTAAGTTTGTTCGCGGTGATGCGATCGCGGGCATTATTATTACCTTGATCAATATTGTGGGTGGTCTTTTGGTTGGTATCTTTCAAAAAGATCTAAGCCTGGCTACGGCTGCTGAATACTACACCATGTTGACTATTGGAGACGGTCTGGTCAGTCAAATCCCGGCGCTGATTATTTCTACTGCCGCTGGTACGGTCGTTACCCGTAGCTCGACTGAGAACAACATTGGCGTAGAAATAGCCAACCAGTTGTTCCTCAAGCCTCGTGCCGTTGCAATTGTAGGCTCGATTCTCGGCTTTTTGGGACTCATTCCTGGCCTTCCTGGCACTCCGTTCTTCCTCCTCGGTGGCATCATGGGCGTGGTCGCCTGGGTGATTCACAAATACGGGGAGGAGAAAGAGGAGATCCAGCGCCGGGTTGATGAAGAGCAGGCCCTAAAACCCCAGAAGGAAAATGTCGAAAGTCTGCTGCCACTTGATCTGGTTGAATTGGAAGTGGGATACGGCCTGATCAACATTGTTGAGTCTGGAGAGTCGGGCGATCTCCTTGAGCGGATTGTGAGCATTCGCAAGCAGTTTGCTTTGGATATGGGAATTGTCATCCCCAGCGTTCACATTCGGGATAATCTCCAGCTGGAGCCAGGCGAATACCGTGTTCTTGTCAAAGGAAATCGAGTTGGAGGTGGCAGTCTGCGCTCGGACTGTTATCTGGCCATGGATCCCGGTGGTGTTATTGATCCTATCAATGGGATACCCACCCATGAGCCGGCGTTTGGCCTGGAAGCACTCTGGGTCTCCAAGGCACAGAAAGAACAGGCCGAAATCAGCGGCTACACCGTGGTGGACCTTCCCACTGTCATGGCCACTCACTTAACTGAGATTCTGCGAACTCATGCCCATGAATTGTTCGGACGGCAAGAGGCCGATAGTTTAATTGAAAACTGTAAAAAAACCTATCCCAAGGTCGTTGATGACCTGGTTCCCAATGTTCTGCCGCTTGGTGCAGTGGTTCGCGTTCTGCAGAACCTTCTCAAAGAGCAGGTTTCTATTCGGGATCTGCGCACCATTCTGGAGACATTGGCTGACGAAGGTTCTAAATCCAAGGACCCTGAGGTGCTGACAGAAGCTGTGCGCAAATCCCTAAGTCGTGCCATTACTAATAAGTACAAAGGCGATGATGGCGCCCTGCCGGTGATGACCCTTGACTCTAATATTGAGGAGTTGGTCGCCAACTCCCTGTTGCAGACGGAGCAGGGTGTTCAGTTGGTCATGGACCCCCATGTTGCGCAAAATCTGATTACTGGAATTTCGACGACGATAGAACACCATCCGGAGATCGCTGGTCAGCCTATTTTACTTACCAGCCCGACGATCAGACGGCATCTGTACAAGCTGATCTCACGGTTTATTCCTCAGTTGATTGTTCTGTCTCACAGCGAGGTCTCGACAGATGCCCGCGTGTCGTCGGTCGGCTTAGTGGAGATTGCTCATGCAAGTTAA
- the flhF gene encoding flagellar biosynthesis protein FlhF, whose amino-acid sequence MQVKKFEARSMKEALEMVKLHLGPEAIILAARDHNKGFGLVGQTSVEVTAAVSEETLRKKLLAEKKMNQEIRAKFNNSPARIQKKFIDKAFFVGMEDVMRRPITAIPYIDIGDEGEEAAASREAQVAVPKPPVIDEEVAAQRIRSAVKSALSAGLATMEEKKSTRPVRAQAAPKAEVGGRDTAELTALRGEISYLKGMLEKFQQVPQNFVTMHPGAEDGIPYELTPAYEKLKRAGISKENTVEILKQCMKRLDSSQLKKPPFVDAWVAKYLLDEIKIAEHRTRARYHAFVGPSGQGKTTSLVKIASHLVICEKKKVAIMTTDYGKVGAAEQLRIYAQILNIPFAIVRRKRDWEVIQQKLGHIDHFLVDFPGMNLRSIGELDFLRDILPPEGTDRRIHYVQSVLAKDADAFEIAGRYMTLGFQDVIFTCLDESVQHGLIFNFQKKFGVPLHSFGIGPKVPEDLEAATKERVVDLIFKLTKIRKP is encoded by the coding sequence ATGCAAGTTAAGAAGTTTGAAGCCCGCTCGATGAAGGAAGCCCTAGAAATGGTCAAGCTCCACCTTGGTCCGGAGGCCATTATTCTCGCCGCCCGCGATCACAACAAGGGATTTGGCTTGGTAGGGCAGACCAGTGTCGAAGTGACCGCGGCAGTATCGGAAGAGACTTTGCGCAAAAAGCTTCTCGCGGAAAAGAAAATGAACCAGGAAATTCGTGCCAAGTTTAATAATAGTCCAGCGAGAATTCAGAAGAAGTTTATCGATAAGGCCTTTTTCGTAGGAATGGAGGATGTCATGCGGAGACCCATTACCGCAATCCCCTACATTGACATTGGCGACGAGGGTGAGGAGGCAGCAGCCTCCAGAGAGGCTCAGGTTGCCGTGCCCAAACCTCCAGTCATTGACGAGGAGGTGGCCGCCCAACGGATTCGCTCGGCCGTAAAAAGCGCACTTTCAGCAGGTTTGGCAACCATGGAGGAAAAAAAGTCTACCAGGCCGGTTCGAGCCCAAGCGGCCCCCAAGGCAGAAGTTGGTGGGCGTGACACTGCTGAGCTAACGGCCCTAAGAGGCGAAATAAGTTATCTCAAGGGGATGCTGGAAAAGTTCCAACAGGTGCCGCAAAATTTTGTGACCATGCACCCAGGGGCCGAGGATGGAATTCCCTATGAATTGACCCCGGCCTATGAAAAGTTGAAGCGTGCGGGGATATCCAAGGAAAACACGGTGGAGATCCTCAAACAGTGCATGAAGCGTCTGGATTCCAGCCAGCTCAAGAAGCCACCCTTTGTCGATGCCTGGGTTGCCAAGTATTTGTTGGATGAAATCAAAATCGCCGAACACAGGACAAGGGCACGGTACCATGCCTTTGTTGGGCCATCGGGACAGGGTAAAACCACTTCTCTTGTTAAAATAGCCAGTCATCTGGTGATTTGTGAGAAAAAGAAGGTAGCGATTATGACTACCGACTATGGCAAGGTGGGTGCGGCCGAGCAATTGAGAATCTATGCCCAGATTCTCAACATTCCCTTTGCCATTGTTCGTCGCAAGCGGGATTGGGAAGTGATTCAGCAAAAGCTGGGTCACATTGATCACTTTCTAGTGGACTTCCCCGGCATGAACCTGCGCTCAATTGGCGAGTTGGACTTTTTACGTGATATTCTTCCTCCTGAGGGGACAGACCGTCGCATACACTATGTTCAGTCCGTATTGGCCAAGGACGCGGATGCCTTTGAAATCGCCGGTCGCTATATGACCCTCGGCTTTCAAGACGTGATTTTCACCTGTTTGGATGAGTCTGTTCAGCATGGGTTGATTTTTAACTTTCAGAAGAAGTTTGGTGTTCCTCTGCACTCTTTCGGGATTGGTCCCAAGGTGCCCGAGGATCTTGAGGCGGCCACCAAGGAAAGAGTCGTCGACTTGATTTTTAAACTAACTAAGATCCGCAAGCCATAA
- a CDS encoding MinD/ParA family protein — MSASANAISSRQGVTRTISITSGKGGVGKSTMVANLATYLSRAGMKVLMLDGDLGMSNLDIMFGRRATKSIRNVLFDGAKMEDIICQVGPNLDLIPGGSGIYELQRLPLAARQGIMDQVSQLPGHYDFLLIDTAPGIDDNVLYLNAAAGEIVVVVTPDPSSLTDAYSLIKVLNQRCRENRFSIVCNMVRDEREAMQVFQRLSEVADRFLCVSLVYRGFVPADPSLRKATKLQQLALDYNPRSPASIAIGQISKKLSGFEHLHEVKGGIQFFWQQLVGVA, encoded by the coding sequence ATGAGTGCATCTGCGAATGCCATCAGTTCAAGACAGGGTGTCACCCGCACCATCAGCATCACCTCTGGCAAGGGAGGTGTGGGCAAATCCACAATGGTAGCCAATTTGGCGACCTACCTAAGTCGGGCCGGGATGAAGGTGCTGATGCTAGATGGGGATCTGGGAATGTCCAATCTGGACATTATGTTTGGGCGTCGTGCGACCAAGTCCATTCGCAACGTTCTATTTGATGGCGCTAAAATGGAGGACATCATCTGTCAGGTCGGACCTAATCTTGATTTGATTCCCGGCGGAAGCGGAATCTATGAACTGCAAAGGCTGCCTCTAGCTGCCAGGCAGGGGATCATGGACCAGGTAAGCCAATTGCCAGGGCACTACGACTTTCTCTTGATCGACACGGCTCCAGGGATCGACGACAATGTCCTGTACCTCAACGCGGCCGCCGGTGAAATTGTTGTGGTGGTCACTCCAGACCCTTCGTCCCTGACAGATGCATATTCCCTCATCAAGGTCCTGAATCAGCGATGTCGTGAGAATCGCTTTTCAATTGTCTGCAATATGGTGAGAGACGAAAGAGAGGCTATGCAGGTTTTCCAAAGGCTCAGCGAGGTCGCAGATCGATTCCTTTGTGTCAGCCTCGTCTACCGCGGCTTTGTGCCAGCAGACCCAAGTCTGCGAAAAGCAACAAAGTTGCAACAGTTGGCCCTTGATTATAACCCTCGCTCTCCGGCCAGTATTGCCATAGGCCAGATAAGTAAAAAACTGAGTGGTTTTGAGCATCTGCATGAAGTTAAAGGTGGAATACAGTTCTTTTGGCAACAGTTGGTGGGCGTGGCATGA
- a CDS encoding FliA/WhiG family RNA polymerase sigma factor, which translates to MANNNNNSLLQKYKEEPSKLTPQQKDKLIMEYAPLIKFIAQKIAIRLPSNIELDDLISSGVIGLMDAIEKYDPTRDNKFKTYAEFRIRGSILDELRAQDWVPRSVRDKAKMLDRTLIQMEAELGRSATDEEVAEQLGMSMDEFYDLVNQVRPVSVLSIDDAATFSNVDKKSILSLLEGCKLNNPYTQLNIKSVKEVVTKAIEDLPERQRLVLSLYYYEDLNLKEIGMILRVTESRVSQLHAQAIARLRAKLAQHFEDQELEAG; encoded by the coding sequence ATGGCTAATAACAATAATAATTCCTTGTTACAGAAATATAAAGAGGAACCGAGCAAACTTACGCCTCAGCAGAAAGACAAGCTGATCATGGAGTATGCTCCCCTCATTAAGTTTATCGCTCAGAAGATCGCGATCCGGCTTCCTTCGAATATTGAGCTTGATGACCTCATTTCCAGTGGAGTGATTGGTCTCATGGACGCGATTGAAAAGTATGATCCAACTCGGGACAACAAGTTTAAGACCTACGCAGAATTCCGTATTAGAGGATCTATCTTGGATGAGCTTCGTGCCCAGGACTGGGTTCCCCGTTCGGTGCGCGATAAGGCTAAAATGTTGGATCGCACCTTGATCCAAATGGAAGCCGAGCTTGGTCGCTCCGCCACCGATGAAGAAGTGGCTGAGCAGCTGGGAATGTCGATGGATGAGTTCTACGATCTCGTCAATCAGGTGCGCCCGGTTTCCGTGCTCTCTATTGATGATGCAGCCACATTTAGTAATGTGGACAAAAAGTCGATTTTGAGTCTGCTTGAAGGGTGTAAACTCAATAACCCCTACACGCAGTTAAACATTAAATCGGTTAAAGAGGTGGTAACCAAGGCCATTGAGGACCTGCCCGAAAGGCAGCGTCTGGTGTTGTCGCTTTACTACTACGAGGACCTCAATCTTAAGGAGATTGGGATGATCCTTCGCGTGACCGAGAGCCGTGTTTCTCAGCTTCATGCTCAGGCGATTGCCCGTTTGCGGGCTAAGCTTGCCCAGCACTTTGAAGATCAGGAGCTAGAAGCGGGATAA
- a CDS encoding RNA polymerase factor sigma-32 translates to MAKKAKKKAAKGKTKGKKVTQTKASRKKSKSKKTAKRPASVGKNKSSAKKSKSTKKITKKTRKTAAPKRGKKISLRAEESRAQVLTPEIVDDRSRHQDEQEFEEEDAYIDDREALAQEYDLDIPETEDPGKSLVPTGGQALSLTDPVARYMAEVSRYPMLTREQEEEVAKRYYETKDPRLAEVLVTSNLRFVVKVAAEYSKFGARLIDLIQEGNVGLMHAVKEFNPYKGVKLITYAVWWIRGYIQEYLMRQYSLVRIGTTQNQRKLFYQLQKEKQELERLGEEAGIKQLSGRLGIPEQEVADMHNRLSGRDVSLNQPLGPEEGSRLMDLQSDDSSANELDAMIDLKEHLGLLNAALDQLRPNLTDKETYILENRLLADNPMTLQEIGEGWSVTREAVRQMEARLLAKIRKTLLENGIADPTESSP, encoded by the coding sequence ATGGCAAAGAAGGCCAAGAAGAAGGCGGCCAAAGGGAAAACGAAGGGCAAGAAAGTCACGCAAACCAAAGCCAGCCGAAAAAAATCCAAGTCCAAAAAGACCGCCAAAAGACCCGCGTCTGTTGGCAAAAATAAATCCTCGGCCAAAAAATCAAAATCCACGAAAAAGATCACTAAGAAAACCCGTAAAACCGCAGCCCCAAAAAGAGGAAAAAAGATCTCGCTCCGCGCTGAGGAATCCAGAGCCCAAGTGCTCACACCTGAGATCGTCGACGATCGCTCCCGCCATCAGGATGAACAAGAGTTTGAGGAAGAAGACGCCTACATTGATGACCGGGAGGCTCTGGCCCAGGAATACGACCTAGACATTCCAGAGACAGAGGACCCAGGAAAGTCACTGGTCCCAACCGGAGGACAAGCCCTATCGCTGACCGACCCAGTGGCCCGCTATATGGCCGAAGTCAGCCGCTATCCCATGCTCACCCGAGAACAGGAAGAAGAAGTGGCCAAACGCTACTATGAAACCAAAGACCCTCGTCTGGCTGAAGTGCTGGTAACATCAAATCTGCGTTTCGTGGTCAAAGTTGCGGCCGAATACTCTAAGTTTGGCGCCCGCTTGATTGATCTTATCCAAGAAGGAAATGTGGGTCTTATGCATGCGGTGAAGGAGTTTAATCCCTACAAGGGTGTGAAACTTATCACTTATGCGGTTTGGTGGATACGCGGGTACATCCAGGAATATCTGATGCGCCAATATTCTTTAGTGCGCATCGGGACCACGCAGAACCAACGCAAGCTGTTCTACCAGCTTCAAAAGGAAAAACAGGAGTTGGAACGCCTGGGAGAAGAAGCTGGAATCAAACAGTTGAGCGGTCGCTTGGGAATTCCCGAACAGGAGGTGGCAGATATGCATAACCGCCTTTCTGGTCGAGATGTCAGTCTCAATCAACCCCTGGGACCTGAAGAAGGATCGCGGCTGATGGATTTGCAGTCAGATGACTCGTCGGCCAATGAGCTGGACGCCATGATTGATCTTAAGGAGCACTTGGGACTGCTTAATGCCGCCCTTGATCAATTGCGGCCCAATCTCACTGATAAAGAGACTTATATATTAGAGAACCGTCTCCTTGCTGATAACCCCATGACATTGCAGGAGATTGGGGAGGGCTGGAGTGTGACAAGAGAAGCCGTGCGCCAAATGGAGGCACGGCTTCTGGCCAAAATCCGCAAGACTTTGCTGGAAAATGGCATTGCCGACCCTACAGAATCTTCACCTTAA
- a CDS encoding polyhydroxyalkanoic acid system family protein, which produces MPKVTVSCQSTVSSKEAFDRVRKILEEDQELHKLDAQYKCEFDESKLSGLATGKHFKASMAISEGNPGSNVQITVELPLALSLAKGIVQKTLQRKLDRALT; this is translated from the coding sequence ATGCCTAAAGTTACAGTCAGTTGCCAATCCACAGTGAGTTCCAAGGAAGCCTTCGACCGAGTCCGCAAGATTCTGGAGGAGGATCAAGAGCTCCACAAGCTTGATGCCCAATACAAATGTGAGTTTGATGAGTCCAAGCTGAGTGGCCTGGCTACGGGCAAGCATTTCAAAGCCTCAATGGCCATTTCTGAGGGAAATCCGGGGTCTAACGTACAGATCACGGTCGAACTCCCCCTGGCCCTGTCGTTAGCTAAAGGCATTGTTCAAAAAACTTTGCAACGCAAACTGGATCGGGCTCTGACCTGA